The proteins below come from a single Megalops cyprinoides isolate fMegCyp1 chromosome 5, fMegCyp1.pri, whole genome shotgun sequence genomic window:
- the LOC118777496 gene encoding UDP-glucuronosyltransferase 2A1-like isoform X1, with protein MGWKTFTRHRQSSCSLCNAPACSTVPAMIRTHLLLSVPLLLLCGAGMARAGNVLVVPGEYSHWLNMQLIVEELIARNHSVTLLVCSASPSVRDAEAERHRLEVFEVPFGKTEMHGLSEDFIHFWMYESAGASSLQVLLKIMEVLGKFNVMQRQMCDGMLRNEQLIDRLRRSQYEVVLTDPMIPCSDLLSEKLDIPIIFSLRVSFGYVMERLCGQMPAPPSYVPAPPSSYTDQMTFLQRLRNFLAYSFYTIMFEIQCITNLNRYYSEIKGKPTTFCETMGKADIWLIRTYWDFEYPRPFPPNFKFVGGLHCKPAKPLPDDIEEFVQSSGDDGIVVFSLGSMIKNLTQERANTIAAALGQIPQKVLWRYSGEKPETLASNTRIYDWIPQNDLLGHPKTRAFITHGGTNGIYEAIYHGIPMVGIPLFADQPDNMMHMKTKGAAVTLDFNNMQSKDLVDGLNTVINDPTYKESAMKLSRIHHDQPMTPLDQAVFWIEFVMRNKGAKHLRLQAHNLTWYQYHCLDVFAALAATVALVIFITFKTCKFCFRKCCLRSKSKSKND; from the exons ATGGGCTGGAAAACATTCACACGGCACAGACAGTCTTCCTGCTCGCTGTGTAACGCTCCAGCTTGCTCCACCGTACCTGCCATGATTCGCACACACCTGcttctctctgttcctttgCTCCTGCTGTGCGGGGCCGGGATGGCCCGGGCCGGGAACGTGCTGGTCGTGCCCGGGGAGTACAGCCACTGGCTGAACATGCAGCTGATCGTGGAGGAGCTGATCGCCCGCAACCACAGCGTCACGCTGCTGGTGTGCTCTGCCTCTCCGTCCGTCAGGGACGCGGAGGCGGAGCGTCACCGGCTGGAGGTCTTCGAGGTGCCCTTCGGCAAGACGGAGATGCACGGCCTCTCCGAGGACTTCATCCACTTCTGGATGTACGAGTCGGCGGGCGCCTCCAGCCTGCAGGTGCTCCTGAAGATCATGGAGGTGTTGGGGAAGTTCAATGTCATGCAGAGGCAGATGTGCGACGGCATGCTCCGGAACGAGCAGCTGATAGACAGGCTGAGGCGCTCGCAATACGAGGTGGTGCTGACAGATCCAATGATCCCGTGCAGCGACCTGCTCTCCGAAAAGCTCGACATCCCAATCATTTTTTCCCTGAGGGTCAGTTTTGGCTACGTTATGGAGAGGCTCTGTGGGCAGATGCCAGCGCCCCCCTCTTACGTCCCGGCACCTCCTTCATCGTACACAGACCAGATGACGTTTCTGCAGCGACTGAGGAATTTTCTAGCATACAGCTTTTATACTATAATGTTTGAAATCCAATGCATTACCAACCTGAATCGATATTACAGTGAGATCAAGG GCAAACCCACAACATTCTGTGAGACCATGGGGAAGGCTGACATTTGGTTGATCCGCACCTACTGGGATTTTGAATATCCCCGACCTTTCCCTCCCAATTTCAAATTTGTTGGTGGTCTTCACTGCAAGCCTGCTAAGCCACTACCTGAC GATATCGAGGAATTTGTACAGAGCTCGGGTGATGATGGGATTGTGGTGTTCTCATTGGGATCAATGATCAAGAACCTCACTCAAGAAAGGGCAAACACCATCGCTGCTGCTCTCGGACAGATACCACAGAAG GTTCTTTGGCGATACAGCGGAGAGAAGCCAGAAACTCTGGCTAGCAACACCAGAATTTATGACTGGATTCCTCAGAATGATTTGCTTG GCCATCCAAAGACTAGAGCCTTCATTACCCATGGAGGGACCAATGGAATATACGAAGCCATCTACCATGGCATCCCCATGGTGGGCATCCCCTTGTTTGCTGACCAGCCAGACAACATGATGCACATGAAGACTAAAGGAGCTGCCGTCACCCTGGACTTCAACAACATGCAATCCAAAGACCTGGTGGACGGCCTCAACACTGTGATCAATGACCCAAC GTACAAAGAAAGTGCCATGAAGCTGTCAAGGATCCACCATGACCAGCCGATGACACCTCTGGACCAAGCTGTGTTCTGGATCGAGTTTGTGATGCGGAATAAGGGGGCCAAGCACCTGAGGCTCCAGGCCCACAACCTCACCTGGTATCAGTACCACTGCTTGGATGTGTTTGCTGCACTGGCGGCCACAGTGGCACTCGTGATTTTCATCACCTTCAAAACATGCAAATTCTGCTTCCGCAAGTGTTGCCTGAGATCAAAATCAAAGAGTAAAAACGATTGA
- the LOC118777496 gene encoding UDP-glucuronosyltransferase 2B15-like isoform X6 has protein sequence MGKADIWLIRTYWDFEYPRPFPPNFKFVGGLHCKPAKPLPDDIEEFVQSSGDDGIVVFSLGSMIKNLTQERANTIAAALGQIPQKVLWRYSGEKPETLASNTRIYDWIPQNDLLGHPKTRAFITHGGTNGIYEAIYHGIPMVGIPLFADQPDNMMHMKTKGAAVTLDFNNMQSKDLVDGLNTVINDPTYKESAMKLSRIHHDQPMTPLDQAVFWIEFVMRNKGAKHLRLQAHNLTWYQYHCLDVFAALAATVALVIFITFKTCKFCFRKCCLRSKSKSKND, from the exons ATGGGGAAGGCTGACATTTGGTTGATCCGCACCTACTGGGATTTTGAATATCCCCGACCTTTCCCTCCCAATTTCAAATTTGTTGGTGGTCTTCACTGCAAGCCTGCTAAGCCACTACCTGAC GATATCGAGGAATTTGTACAGAGCTCGGGTGATGATGGGATTGTGGTGTTCTCATTGGGATCAATGATCAAGAACCTCACTCAAGAAAGGGCAAACACCATCGCTGCTGCTCTCGGACAGATACCACAGAAG GTTCTTTGGCGATACAGCGGAGAGAAGCCAGAAACTCTGGCTAGCAACACCAGAATTTATGACTGGATTCCTCAGAATGATTTGCTTG GCCATCCAAAGACTAGAGCCTTCATTACCCATGGAGGGACCAATGGAATATACGAAGCCATCTACCATGGCATCCCCATGGTGGGCATCCCCTTGTTTGCTGACCAGCCAGACAACATGATGCACATGAAGACTAAAGGAGCTGCCGTCACCCTGGACTTCAACAACATGCAATCCAAAGACCTGGTGGACGGCCTCAACACTGTGATCAATGACCCAAC GTACAAAGAAAGTGCCATGAAGCTGTCAAGGATCCACCATGACCAGCCGATGACACCTCTGGACCAAGCTGTGTTCTGGATCGAGTTTGTGATGCGGAATAAGGGGGCCAAGCACCTGAGGCTCCAGGCCCACAACCTCACCTGGTATCAGTACCACTGCTTGGATGTGTTTGCTGCACTGGCGGCCACAGTGGCACTCGTGATTTTCATCACCTTCAAAACATGCAAATTCTGCTTCCGCAAGTGTTGCCTGAGATCAAAATCAAAGAGTAAAAACGATTGA